The following proteins are co-located in the Desulfoscipio sp. XC116 genome:
- a CDS encoding methyl-accepting chemotaxis protein, whose protein sequence is MKTFRAQMTLLSFITGLFTLGAAYCGWRYAQGNAAGLLSGGLAGLLVAASVCFLLFTTLHRNLMNVLLNTEKAIKGDLTGRIEDKNYGWGELNLLINNIRRIIKGVHKWFALVRDTSVTLDRAAGQITAGTEQVSSGSQDQAGQVTSLLQSIERFTGQAEDSARQAGETAEAAHSTVEITETGSAAIQEALTGMNILEQKFQHLSHSSNRIEQFLEVIQSIASQTNLLALNAAIEAARAGEHGRGFAVVAEEVRSLAEDSSQATKEVSQIVNEISTAVADTVNAVKTSLTRTKEAGEIFGDISKTMRNTSTLVKKIAQGAREQADSTAGMLGSAQAIAAVAEEAAASAQQTAAIAQELTSTADKLKEVAKIWKFNNQKD, encoded by the coding sequence ATGAAAACTTTTCGTGCGCAAATGACCTTATTGTCCTTTATTACCGGATTATTTACTCTTGGCGCCGCTTATTGCGGTTGGCGGTATGCCCAAGGCAATGCCGCGGGGCTATTGAGCGGTGGCTTAGCGGGATTGCTGGTGGCCGCGTCGGTATGCTTCCTTTTATTCACGACACTGCACCGGAACTTGATGAACGTTCTGCTGAATACCGAAAAGGCTATTAAGGGAGATCTAACGGGACGTATTGAAGACAAGAATTATGGATGGGGTGAGCTAAACCTACTTATTAATAATATACGCAGGATAATTAAAGGAGTACATAAATGGTTTGCCCTGGTTAGAGACACCAGCGTCACCTTGGACCGGGCGGCCGGGCAAATTACCGCCGGCACTGAACAGGTCAGCTCCGGCAGCCAAGACCAGGCCGGACAGGTAACCAGTTTACTGCAATCCATTGAGAGGTTTACCGGGCAGGCTGAAGATAGTGCCAGGCAAGCAGGTGAAACCGCCGAAGCCGCTCATAGCACAGTTGAGATCACCGAAACGGGCAGTGCGGCCATACAAGAGGCACTAACAGGAATGAACATCTTGGAACAAAAGTTTCAACACCTTAGTCACAGTTCCAATCGCATCGAGCAGTTCCTGGAAGTAATTCAAAGCATCGCGTCCCAAACTAACCTGCTGGCGCTTAACGCGGCCATTGAAGCGGCCCGGGCAGGTGAGCACGGCCGGGGTTTTGCCGTTGTTGCCGAAGAAGTGCGCAGCCTGGCCGAGGATTCCAGCCAAGCTACCAAAGAGGTCTCTCAAATTGTTAATGAAATATCAACGGCTGTAGCAGATACGGTAAATGCTGTTAAAACCAGTCTAACCCGCACTAAAGAGGCGGGGGAAATTTTTGGCGATATCAGCAAGACTATGCGCAACACCAGCACACTGGTGAAAAAGATAGCCCAAGGAGCGCGAGAGCAGGCCGATTCCACCGCCGGTATGCTGGGCAGCGCCCAAGCCATCGCCGCAGTGGCCGAGGAAGCAGCCGCCAGTGCACAGCAAACAGCCGCTATTGCCCAAGAGCTGACCAGCACTGCGGACAAATTAAAAGAAGTGGCTAAAATATGGAAATTCAATAATCAAAAAGACTGA
- a CDS encoding ferrous iron transport protein A: MTLDRVKRGQHVKIINIPDENIRAQAIRFGIAEGAVVLCEEVLPAGPIVLRKNRQEIAIGRGLANRITITLN, translated from the coding sequence ATGACTTTGGACCGGGTTAAACGGGGTCAACACGTTAAAATTATCAATATTCCGGACGAGAATATTCGGGCTCAGGCTATTCGTTTTGGCATTGCCGAGGGTGCTGTTGTGCTTTGTGAGGAGGTATTACCTGCCGGTCCCATTGTACTGAGAAAAAACAGGCAGGAAATTGCCATTGGGCGTGGACTGGCCAATAGAATCACCATAACTTTGAATTAA
- the feoB gene encoding ferrous iron transport protein B yields the protein MAHCHDAGIKINVPENAKKIVLAGNPNAGKSVFFNYLTGLYVDVSNYPGTTLEISHGRLGSDVVIDTPGVYGISSFNDEERIARDIILSADLVINVVNAVHLERDLFLTRQIIDTGVPVLMALNMVDEAQKQGLDIDTDLLADLLGVPVIPTVAIKKQGLAQVKAALGSTVKGHIDGELQQKLTRLADRVGSQGEALLVLEGDTVIAARHGVEPGKEREEIYLKRRDQVNDIVGRVVSENSRGVGLGVTLGRWMIKPVTGIPILVVALWAMYHIIGVFIAGTVVGVTEETIFIGMYEPVVRSFVGHFIAQDSNLGIILTGEFGILTMTVTYVLGLLMPLVVGFYFFLSLFEDSGYLPRIATLVDRILTGIGLNGRAVIPLILGFGCVTMASITTRLLGSERERRIAIFLLGLTIPCSAQLGVIAGLLAGFGPEYMALYALVILTVLVTTGTVLNALLPGKSADLLIDLPPLRLPRINNVLSKTGIKSYAFLKEAAPLFALGALIISTLEITGALVMLQKALAPLTVGWLKLPPETATAFIMGIVRRDFGAAGLTDMALTPMATVISLITITLFVPCIASILVIFKERGRREAALMWAGTWVIAFTVGGLVAQLPGVLGSSNDITSIPLVIAAFIAATLVIMMSCRLIQKTKQGQI from the coding sequence ATGGCCCACTGCCATGATGCGGGTATCAAAATAAATGTACCCGAAAACGCTAAAAAAATTGTTTTAGCGGGTAACCCCAATGCCGGTAAATCAGTTTTTTTCAACTATTTAACCGGGTTGTATGTCGATGTCTCCAATTACCCGGGCACCACTTTGGAAATATCCCACGGTCGCCTGGGAAGTGATGTCGTTATCGACACCCCCGGGGTGTACGGAATTTCTTCCTTCAACGACGAGGAACGTATTGCCAGAGATATCATTTTATCAGCCGACCTGGTAATTAATGTGGTTAACGCCGTGCATCTGGAAAGGGATTTATTTTTAACCCGGCAAATTATTGATACCGGTGTACCGGTGCTCATGGCCTTAAATATGGTTGACGAAGCCCAAAAGCAAGGACTTGATATTGATACCGATTTACTGGCGGACTTACTGGGGGTACCGGTAATTCCCACAGTAGCAATCAAAAAACAGGGCCTCGCTCAGGTAAAAGCCGCCCTGGGCTCGACTGTCAAGGGCCATATTGACGGAGAACTGCAGCAAAAGCTGACCCGTCTGGCCGACCGGGTGGGCAGCCAGGGAGAAGCACTGTTGGTACTGGAAGGAGACACGGTGATTGCGGCACGCCACGGTGTGGAACCGGGAAAGGAACGGGAAGAGATTTACCTTAAGCGCCGGGACCAGGTAAATGATATCGTAGGCCGCGTGGTTAGCGAGAACTCCCGTGGTGTCGGGCTCGGTGTCACCCTAGGACGCTGGATGATCAAGCCGGTCACCGGCATTCCCATTTTGGTCGTCGCCCTGTGGGCTATGTATCATATTATCGGAGTATTCATAGCAGGTACGGTGGTGGGGGTCACCGAGGAAACTATTTTTATAGGCATGTACGAACCGGTAGTGCGCAGTTTCGTGGGACATTTTATAGCGCAAGACAGTAACCTGGGTATTATATTAACCGGCGAATTCGGTATACTGACCATGACGGTAACTTACGTGCTGGGCCTGTTAATGCCGCTGGTGGTCGGATTCTACTTTTTCCTGTCCCTGTTTGAAGACTCGGGTTATCTCCCTCGCATCGCCACACTGGTGGACCGGATACTCACCGGCATTGGCTTGAATGGCCGGGCTGTGATACCGTTAATACTGGGGTTCGGCTGTGTCACCATGGCCAGTATCACCACTCGTCTGCTGGGATCCGAAAGAGAAAGAAGAATTGCCATTTTTCTGCTGGGGCTGACCATTCCCTGCTCGGCACAATTAGGCGTAATTGCCGGGCTGCTGGCCGGGTTCGGCCCCGAGTATATGGCGCTGTACGCGCTGGTAATTCTAACCGTATTAGTAACCACAGGCACGGTTTTAAATGCTTTGCTGCCGGGCAAGTCTGCGGATTTGTTAATTGACCTGCCCCCACTGCGTTTGCCCAGGATAAATAACGTGCTGAGCAAAACCGGGATTAAATCCTACGCTTTCTTAAAAGAAGCCGCGCCATTATTCGCTCTGGGCGCGCTTATTATCAGCACACTGGAAATCACCGGCGCTTTAGTCATGCTGCAAAAAGCGCTGGCACCGCTAACAGTAGGCTGGTTAAAACTGCCGCCGGAAACGGCTACCGCCTTTATTATGGGCATCGTGCGCCGTGATTTCGGAGCCGCCGGTCTCACCGACATGGCACTCACACCCATGGCAACGGTAATTTCACTAATCACCATTACTTTATTTGTACCCTGCATCGCTTCCATACTGGTTATCTTTAAAGAGCGGGGCCGCCGGGAGGCCGCCTTAATGTGGGCGGGTACATGGGTGATTGCCTTTACCGTGGGCGGCCTGGTGGCACAATTGCCGGGCGTTCTGGGCAGCAGCAATGACATCACAAGCATTCCCCTGGTTATCGCCGCTTTTATTGCCGCAACGCTGGTTATAATGATGTCATGTCGGCTGATCCAAAAAACAAAACAGGGACAGATTTAA
- a CDS encoding PIN domain-containing protein has protein sequence MKIVDANVVLRYLLNDSDDLSEKAAEILENNVVFLPNEVIAEIVYVLEKVYKVERKNISSALLELFEYGNLEVSDIGIVGESLRVYAERNLDFVDTLLYAYHKLGKHEVYTFDKKLNSFLNS, from the coding sequence ATGAAGATAGTTGATGCCAATGTCGTTTTAAGATATTTACTAAATGATTCGGATGATTTATCGGAAAAGGCTGCCGAAATACTTGAAAACAACGTGGTTTTTCTTCCGAATGAAGTCATAGCGGAAATTGTCTATGTTCTGGAAAAAGTTTATAAAGTAGAAAGAAAAAATATAAGCAGTGCGTTATTGGAGCTTTTTGAATATGGAAATTTAGAGGTTAGTGACATTGGCATAGTTGGTGAATCATTAAGGGTTTATGCGGAAAGGAATTTGGATTTTGTAGACACATTGCTATATGCCTACCACAAGTTGGGAAAACATGAGGTATATACTTTCGACAAAAAGTTGAATAGCTTCTTAAACTCGTGA